The genomic region GGCCGGGAAGTACTCGATTTGCTCACGCAAAACGACTACGATATTATTCTCATGGATATCCAGATGCCTGTTTTGGATGGCGTCACCGTGACGCGTACTATTCGGCATGCTCCAGAGTTGGCAAGTAAGGCTACAATTCCGATTATCGCGATGACTGCGTATGCGATGAGCGGAGACAGAGAAAAATTTCTTGAAGCAGGTATGGATGAATATATCTCCAAGCCTGTTGATATGGAAAAGCTCATGAAGCTTATTGACCAAGTGCTGTATGTAGCGTCTTCCCTCGCGTGATGATATCTCGAAAGTGAGGAATGCGGAAAGAGATCGTTCTCAGAGTGTCTTCTGTGTTTTTGGAGTTTGCCTTATGCATCAGCACGTCACGTCAAGTGGTTCGCAGCACCGTCTTCTGCTCTCGATTGTTGTCAATCTCATCATTCCAGTGGTTCAGCTTTTTGGAGGGTTGGCAGCCGGCAGTATGGCCGTTGTTTCGGATGCAATACATAATTTCAGTGATTGTACCGGCCTGATCATCGCATATATTGCGCATAAGACCAGTCAAAAAGGCCCGTCCTTGCGCTATAGTTTCGGGCTACGGCGTGTGGAGATTCTGGCCGCCATTGTAAATACCGGTATTCTGTTCGGTGCTGCTGTTTTTCTTGTTATGGAATCATATTCCCGATTCCTTCATCCTGAGCCGGTATCGGGGGGCATGGTCATTGTTCTCGCGTTGGTGGGGATTATCGGTAACGGCTTGGCCGCGTGGTTGTTGTATCGAGATTCTGCCAATAATATCAATATTCGTGGGGCGTTCGTTCACATGATGGGGGATTTGCTCACATCCGTGGCGGTTTTGCTGTGCGGTATTGTGCTGCTTTTCGCAGATGTCCCCTGGCTGGATCCGTTGTTGTCGCTGCTCATCGTCATTTTCATTGTGAAAAGTTCTTGGGGAATTCTTGTCGAAGCAACGCACATTGTTTTGGAAGGCACACCTCGTGGTGTGGAGTTAATGGAGATAAAAGATCGGCTGGAATCGATTCCCGGTATTCTCAACACGCACCACTTACATGTCTGGAGCTTGGGTACGGAGTCGATTTCATTTATGGGACACGTCATCATTGAGGATCAACCCTTGTCCAAAACAGTCCGACTGCGTAAAGAAATCGATCATGTCTTGCATGACGAATTTGATATCGATCACGTCATGATTCAATTTGAAGCAGCATGTCATGAAGACGAAGATTGTGGCGTGCTGTGTCCCACATTCAACCACCACGAAACGAGGTAAACATGCTTTCTCGTGAAGACGCATGGGAACTCTTGCTTTCTAACAATCCCGAGCCGCACATGCTGGCACATGCCCGGCAAACCGAAGTCGTTATGGCGGCTTTGGCGGAGAAATTGAGACAAGATACCGCCCTGTGGTCTATTACCGGCCTGTTGCACGATCTTGATTATCCGCAAACAAAAGAGAATCCAGAGCGTCATGGCCTTGATGCGGCCGAGATGCTTGCGGGTAAATTGCCTGATGAAGCCATTACCGCCATCAAAGCTCATAATGCGGAAATGACCGGTGTTCCTGCGCAATCGAATTTTGATTTTGCATTGCGATGCGGGGAGACCGTTACCGGTCTGATTAATGCGGCAGCCCTCGTTCGTCCGACACGTATGGACGGCATGAAGGCGAAAAGTCTCAAAAAGAAAATGAAGGACAAATCCTTTGCCGCGTCGGTTTCCCGAGCAAATATTTTGGAGTGCGAGAAGCTCGGCATCGATACGGGAGAATTTTTGACATTGGCAATCAGCGCGATAACACCCATTGCCGGTGAAGTCGGTCTCTCAGCGGAATAGTTTCAGTTTTTACGTTTCCTCGCATACCTCGCACCTGGTTTACCTGAGAAGACACACAAGATAATCGTTTTGACAAAATTGAGATCGCTCGGCCGCTGAAAAGCGGCCGAGCGATCTCAATTTTGGTGAAACACGCGTTGTCTTTTGTCCTTATAACGGGTGCTGAAAGAGAAGCAAATACGTCTTCTCAAAGTCGGTAAGACCGAGAGCATTGAATGTATAGTCAAGCTTCTAAACTATCGAGCAAGAAAGAATGTAAGGAAGTATTACTAAGACGAATCACTCCCTTTTGGGATGCGTGATGGGTGCGCATAATGCGTCAAAAAATCAGTAATGGGGATGGCAATGAATGGTTTTGATAGAACGTGAGGAGTATGGAGTGGACAAGACGTCTGTATTGTCGAGATGGAGCGTCAGACAAAGTGCCGCGCCATGCCACGGGATTGCGATTGCATGGTGAGGTGTTTCGAACGTTCGGGGTGCACCCTTCATGAAACGTGTCGAAAAATTGCATAAGCATCTGCACGCTTTTTCGGATTTGGAACCGCACAGAATGCTTTGCGGACAAGGTGTATGTCCGGTGCTTCCTCCCCATTGGGGAAGGTTCAGCAGAAATGTTTTGCTTGGAAATTACATGCTCCAAGCGTTATCCCAAGGCAGCCAGGCCGAGAACTCCATAGCCAAGGCCAACCAGCACAAGAGCGACCGCGAACCAAAATGAAAAAAAGCATCGCATAACATCCTCCAGGTATGGTCTTCTCTTTCCTTTGGTCGTGTTTTCGGGAAAGATGGTTGCAAAGTTTTTGCCTGAAGTTATATCGTACCAATATCATAAACAAAACGAGAATGGCGAGCTTTTTTATACGGTTTGAGTTCGCATTATTCAGAATTTTTTTACGAAATATCGATATTCTCACAATATATTTCAGCGACCCCGCGAAAAGGAATCACGAAATTATGGAACATGGCATTATGGACACGATTACCCTGGCTGTCGTGCTGGGGGTAACATGTTATACATTGGCGAGACGGCTTCGATTGCCGGCGATATTATTTTACCTTCTGGCCGGTGCGCTTTTTGGTCCCATGGGGTTTCATTATCTTCATGTCGATTCCATGGGGACGGGACTGTCCGCCCTTGTCGAGATTGCCGTTGCCATTATTTTATTTGAGGGCGGGTTATCGCTGTCGACAAGCGGCTTCCGTAAGACTCCGACGACAATTGGACGCATCATTTTCATTGCTTTGCCATTAACGGCCATCGGTGGGACGTTCTTAGGATACAAGGTACTTGGTTTGTCTTTGGAAGTGTCGATCATTTTCGGGGTCATCATGGTTGTGACTGGACCGACGGTCATTGCCCCCCTGCTTCAGTCCGTGAATCTACAGCATCGTCTTGAAGTCTTGTTGCATTGGGAATCGATTTGGGGTGACGTCATCGGCGTGTTGTTGGGAGCGCTTGTTCTTCAGTTTGTTGCCCTGAAAAATCTTTTCGATGTCGAAAATCTGGCAACGACGTTTCTCGGCACCATGTTGGCCGGAGCCAGTGTTGGTATTGCGTCGGGCTTTCTTCTCAATCGTTTTCTCTTGCCCTGGGCAACGGGTCTGAAAATTCGAGGATTGGTCGGTACAATCGCGTTTGCGGCGGTCATGGCGGTGTTCTTGGAAGCCAACTCTCTTAAAATGGCGTCCGGCCCTTTAGCTGCGGCAATGATGGGTTTTTATCTTTCCTATGAAAAAGGGCCTCATCTCCAGGCCGTTAAAGAATTTAAAGAACAATTAGCGGTTTTGTTTATCAGCACACTGTTTGTGTTGTTATCGGCGTCGGTCAATCCCCTTGATGTGGCCGGGCGCTGGCCGTCTATTTTGCTGACGGGTGTTGCTTTGGCATTTATTGTTCGCCCGATTGCCGTCAACCTGGCGTTATTGGGTAGTGAAATGAATTTAAAAGAACGCCTGTATGTGGGGCTGATGGGGCCACGTGGCATTGTCGCCATGGCGGCCGCTTCGCTGGTGGCACTCACCCTTCCCGATCGGAGTGAGGACACGGCATTGCTTGCGACGGCCACCTATTTTTGCATCTTCTTTTCGGGAACCTTTGCGACGCTTTGTGCCAAGCCGTTGGCCAAATTACTCGGCGTAAAGTCGTCGTTGGCACGAAGTGGGATTGTGTTCGTCGGTGCGAACGAGTTGTCGACGGCCATGGCCGAAGTGGCTGGACCGCGCGTTCCGGTAATTTTTCTGGATACAAGTAAAGACAAATGCACCTTCCTCAACCAGGAGAACTACTCCAGTGTGTGTACCGATGCGTTGAATGACGATGTGTATGAACAGGCCTTATCCGAGGGGTTTCGACGGCTTGTTGCATGCACGCACCATGACGCACTCAACCAACTCATCTGTAAACGTGCATCGCATTTTCTCGGTGATGAGAATGTGTATGCCGTCTCCGGAGCCGAGTCTGAGGAAGTCATCACAACCGAACCGCTCTTCCCTGTTCGAGCGGCGTTCACGGAACGTATGCCACTCACCAAGATTCTTACCGACATTCGTAAAAAGCGTGCTGTGTTTGAAACGTTACCAGCCAGTACAATCAAAGAAACACGAGCCTATGAACAGGGACGCGTGATTGCCCTGCTCAACTTCAAGGAAGACGGTGGCGTGTGTTTGATTGAAGCTGCCAGACCATTGCCGGAAACCGGTGAATTGTTCTGTCTGGTGAGAAATGAAGAGAGCGTCGCAACGGGCATTATTTATTAAATA from Desulfovibrio inopinatus DSM 10711 harbors:
- a CDS encoding HDIG domain-containing metalloprotein, with protein sequence MLSREDAWELLLSNNPEPHMLAHARQTEVVMAALAEKLRQDTALWSITGLLHDLDYPQTKENPERHGLDAAEMLAGKLPDEAITAIKAHNAEMTGVPAQSNFDFALRCGETVTGLINAAALVRPTRMDGMKAKSLKKKMKDKSFAASVSRANILECEKLGIDTGEFLTLAISAITPIAGEVGLSAE
- a CDS encoding cation diffusion facilitator family transporter, giving the protein MHQHVTSSGSQHRLLLSIVVNLIIPVVQLFGGLAAGSMAVVSDAIHNFSDCTGLIIAYIAHKTSQKGPSLRYSFGLRRVEILAAIVNTGILFGAAVFLVMESYSRFLHPEPVSGGMVIVLALVGIIGNGLAAWLLYRDSANNINIRGAFVHMMGDLLTSVAVLLCGIVLLFADVPWLDPLLSLLIVIFIVKSSWGILVEATHIVLEGTPRGVELMEIKDRLESIPGILNTHHLHVWSLGTESISFMGHVIIEDQPLSKTVRLRKEIDHVLHDEFDIDHVMIQFEAACHEDEDCGVLCPTFNHHETR
- a CDS encoding cation:proton antiporter; amino-acid sequence: MEHGIMDTITLAVVLGVTCYTLARRLRLPAILFYLLAGALFGPMGFHYLHVDSMGTGLSALVEIAVAIILFEGGLSLSTSGFRKTPTTIGRIIFIALPLTAIGGTFLGYKVLGLSLEVSIIFGVIMVVTGPTVIAPLLQSVNLQHRLEVLLHWESIWGDVIGVLLGALVLQFVALKNLFDVENLATTFLGTMLAGASVGIASGFLLNRFLLPWATGLKIRGLVGTIAFAAVMAVFLEANSLKMASGPLAAAMMGFYLSYEKGPHLQAVKEFKEQLAVLFISTLFVLLSASVNPLDVAGRWPSILLTGVALAFIVRPIAVNLALLGSEMNLKERLYVGLMGPRGIVAMAAASLVALTLPDRSEDTALLATATYFCIFFSGTFATLCAKPLAKLLGVKSSLARSGIVFVGANELSTAMAEVAGPRVPVIFLDTSKDKCTFLNQENYSSVCTDALNDDVYEQALSEGFRRLVACTHHDALNQLICKRASHFLGDENVYAVSGAESEEVITTEPLFPVRAAFTERMPLTKILTDIRKKRAVFETLPASTIKETRAYEQGRVIALLNFKEDGGVCLIEAARPLPETGELFCLVRNEESVATGIIY